Proteins encoded within one genomic window of Solibaculum mannosilyticum:
- a CDS encoding glycoside hydrolase family 38 C-terminal domain-containing protein translates to MKKWKKLMSAFLATAMAASVAVPTAAVSANEPTEPVPEDGRIYSIATAHLDTVWNWEFGVTVRDYLPAVFNQNFAYIEENPDYNFNFEGAYRYDVIKEYYPEVYEQIGEYIAEGRWNTAGSSWENGDVNGPSPEGLFRNILYGNQFFADEFGNDKRSKDIYLPDCFGFGKALPSIMVHSNLLGFSTQKLYTASWGCSVDKPYDVGRWTGPDGKTALASVVNTDYNYQTPSNIRSAMASRLATNKNNGWNGVTYYHGIGDCGGGPTASSVRNLMSAISQNDENAVKVISSSTDQWARDITAEEKAALPNYDGEFLMSEHGTGSYTARTTGHRWNSRNELLGTNAEAAAVAASWLGTQEYPMDALTTAWKRVITHQFHDDITGTSVAAVYLRSWNDYMLSLNQFGNEYENAIGGVASVMDTSKAEGVALVVNNPVAADRQDIVTASVTMPEECEFIRVYDDQGKEVASQILSREGNTLEIAFEADVESMGYRVYDVRKADAASEVASALKVTENTLENGKYTVTIDDNGDISSIYDKELEKELLADPIRMGMFNDTPATWQAWELTLSNYWNKDPHTYVADTASKMEIVENGPARVAIKVTRQFQNSTYEQVISLENGGQTVDVQNWIDWDERSTFLKSEFNLSCGNSNATYDLGLGAVERPNNTSRLAEVPAQKWADITAEDGSYGVSILSDSRNGWDKPYDDTLRLTLIHTPHKDHPWDGDHGMNLLDVGENVFGYSIYGHEGVVDGSTQKEAQFFTQPMTAYQTVQHEGNLGSNYSFASVSNDDIIIRAIKAGEVGEGLENKGDEIIVRFNEGANKAASDVEFTIGDGIESVRPVFASEESLTEEALAETSAYRLEDGKLIFDMTPYEVRTFALKLKDPTVKGEKADSASVTLPYDTDAISSNANKDDADLTVNQDAFPSELLPGTITAAGVDFVLGSEEDGQNNALKAKGQTINLPEGNYNTLYLLAFSINNDREATFQVGDSTQTISIADYAENVGEWNYVTNMIPERNGYIKEDDVAFVSTHRHYRDTDKIAADTYMFKYALDIPEGATTVTLPDDEDVVIMAATVADESAPGKVVTELYDSRERNDDRGEISAYKGGATGFESTDPTPVSNKNQWSSNVENVSLGAASYGGHDSSGVYKMSGKIRQGSGAANDTTAPVLEGYIYYNTEIPVEEDTYVSYWMKTDSGCNNHVNLDLNFADGLPLSERPDAVDQNGISMSPAATRPGKDGEWVFVTCDIGKFAAGNTITDVLFSYQDHDRTTSDPLYFTAYIDDLFIGSASYMKDLLKEKIEEASAIEGGLYTPETFEALQKAIENAQAVVEDPDASIDDINTASTALENAVKALVSNGKAELAAALVEAKAIDGAGYTEESFDVLTAAIKDGQTVYDNPESTKEQRDNATKAIKDAIAGLESNATRAPFDKIEAESYNANFSDDNLSVRNDSNASGGQALSGSYYGNSTAAFRRIDFTDTNGASGITVGYQQYWGNSSLEIRTGSPTGPLVATLSLPSTGWYEYGEETFDLDTVLPAGLTHVYVTLKSSSLLYLDYIQFVEAENPDGPPTDKNKQDLQAALDEAATKDAKYFTEDSYAALDEAVKAAEAVKADPDATSGEYNIAIADLREALAGLVDNGVKGLTEAIEKAKGYSNDDNKYTEESYAALTKAVEDAEAILEKEDATKEERDNAASAVNDAINGLQERRDAYTRIEAETYDEDHDIVNDGPNIGGVQPGDWVGYHAVDFGKLGAESFTMYYSAENGGDGNRTVDIWIDGHDEASGGTKIGSLTVRQTGGWSRYQEASGNLDVIPTGVHTVYLTFSGNYSYVVNVDWFQFTEAEPSIPSEEDLQALKDAIAEAEAYDANNYTEDSYAALTSAVEAGKALLDNAEATKTQVLDATQAIKDAIDALTAKEFVLSASADKDTYEPNETITLTIKTSADRSRFALLNENGKYVTILGMKSVYNPEDNTKTWTIKTAVASQGENRVLTIATAAVGGSFVNSSVTVSFSVAAKPSGEKILSVSSAGMAKVNESFVVEVETTANVETVGIFNERGNAITKEAVESTVNGDVKTFKITISVGSVGNRIFTAKIKDPATGRYIDDPCLTFPITITK, encoded by the coding sequence ATGAAGAAATGGAAGAAGCTTATGTCGGCCTTTTTGGCTACCGCTATGGCGGCATCTGTCGCGGTTCCCACTGCAGCAGTCAGCGCCAATGAACCGACAGAGCCAGTCCCAGAGGATGGAAGAATTTATTCTATCGCAACCGCCCATCTGGATACGGTATGGAACTGGGAATTTGGAGTAACGGTGCGCGATTATCTGCCCGCTGTATTTAATCAGAACTTCGCCTATATTGAGGAGAATCCGGATTACAACTTCAATTTTGAAGGCGCCTATCGGTATGACGTCATTAAGGAGTACTATCCGGAAGTCTACGAACAGATCGGTGAATACATAGCGGAAGGCCGGTGGAATACCGCAGGAAGTTCCTGGGAAAACGGTGATGTCAATGGTCCGTCTCCGGAAGGGCTTTTCCGCAATATTTTGTACGGAAATCAATTCTTTGCCGATGAATTCGGCAATGATAAACGCAGCAAGGATATTTATCTGCCCGACTGTTTCGGATTTGGCAAAGCGCTTCCCTCCATTATGGTGCACTCCAATTTGCTGGGTTTCTCGACCCAGAAGCTGTATACAGCCTCATGGGGCTGCAGCGTGGATAAGCCCTACGACGTAGGACGCTGGACGGGTCCGGACGGCAAGACAGCTCTGGCTTCGGTTGTAAACACCGACTACAACTATCAGACGCCTTCTAATATACGATCCGCCATGGCGAGCCGCCTCGCCACCAATAAGAATAACGGCTGGAACGGCGTTACCTACTACCACGGCATCGGCGACTGCGGCGGCGGTCCTACTGCCAGTTCTGTACGTAACCTGATGAGCGCCATCAGCCAGAACGATGAGAATGCCGTTAAGGTCATTTCGTCCTCCACCGACCAATGGGCCAGAGACATTACTGCTGAAGAAAAAGCCGCTCTGCCCAACTATGACGGCGAATTCCTGATGAGTGAACACGGCACCGGTTCTTATACCGCCCGTACAACCGGTCACCGTTGGAACAGCCGCAATGAGCTTTTGGGCACCAATGCCGAAGCTGCTGCAGTGGCGGCCAGCTGGCTGGGCACGCAGGAGTATCCCATGGATGCTCTGACTACTGCATGGAAACGGGTGATTACTCATCAGTTCCACGACGATATTACAGGAACCAGCGTAGCAGCCGTTTATCTGCGCAGCTGGAACGATTATATGTTATCCCTCAACCAATTTGGCAATGAGTATGAAAATGCCATTGGCGGCGTGGCGTCTGTGATGGATACCAGCAAAGCCGAAGGCGTGGCATTGGTGGTCAATAATCCTGTGGCCGCCGACCGCCAAGATATCGTCACTGCCAGCGTCACCATGCCGGAAGAATGCGAATTTATCCGGGTGTACGATGATCAGGGCAAAGAAGTGGCTTCCCAGATCCTCTCCAGGGAGGGCAACACTTTAGAAATTGCCTTTGAAGCCGATGTCGAATCCATGGGTTACCGTGTCTATGACGTCCGCAAAGCCGACGCCGCCAGTGAAGTGGCCAGCGCCTTGAAGGTCACAGAAAACACCCTGGAAAACGGCAAATACACTGTCACTATCGACGACAATGGCGACATCAGCAGCATCTATGACAAAGAGCTTGAAAAAGAACTGCTTGCCGATCCCATCCGCATGGGTATGTTTAACGATACTCCTGCTACTTGGCAGGCATGGGAACTCACGCTCAGCAACTACTGGAATAAAGACCCCCATACTTATGTTGCCGACACAGCATCAAAGATGGAGATTGTGGAAAACGGTCCGGCACGGGTAGCAATTAAAGTGACCCGTCAGTTCCAGAACTCCACTTATGAGCAAGTGATCAGCCTGGAGAACGGCGGTCAGACTGTGGATGTTCAAAACTGGATCGACTGGGATGAACGTTCCACCTTCCTCAAGAGCGAATTCAACCTGAGCTGTGGCAACTCCAATGCCACTTACGACTTAGGCTTGGGAGCAGTTGAACGTCCTAACAATACCAGCCGTCTGGCTGAAGTACCTGCTCAGAAATGGGCCGACATCACCGCTGAAGACGGCAGTTATGGCGTATCCATCCTCAGCGATAGCCGAAATGGCTGGGACAAACCCTATGACGATACCCTGCGTCTGACATTGATCCATACACCCCATAAGGACCATCCATGGGACGGCGATCACGGGATGAACCTGCTGGATGTAGGCGAGAACGTGTTTGGTTACTCCATCTATGGCCATGAAGGCGTTGTGGACGGCAGCACTCAGAAGGAAGCCCAATTCTTCACCCAACCTATGACGGCATATCAGACCGTTCAGCATGAGGGTAACTTGGGTTCCAATTATTCCTTTGCCAGCGTCAGCAATGACGACATTATCATCCGGGCCATCAAAGCCGGTGAAGTGGGCGAAGGTTTGGAGAACAAGGGTGATGAAATCATTGTCCGTTTCAATGAAGGCGCAAACAAAGCCGCATCCGATGTTGAATTCACCATTGGCGACGGCATTGAGTCGGTTCGTCCGGTATTCGCATCAGAAGAGAGCTTGACAGAGGAAGCTTTGGCTGAGACCAGTGCCTATCGTCTGGAAGACGGTAAACTGATCTTTGACATGACTCCCTATGAAGTTCGTACCTTTGCCCTGAAATTGAAGGATCCTACCGTCAAAGGAGAGAAAGCCGATTCTGCATCGGTTACCCTGCCTTATGACACCGATGCTATTTCCTCCAATGCCAATAAGGATGATGCTGATTTAACCGTCAATCAGGATGCATTCCCCAGTGAACTGCTTCCTGGAACGATCACAGCTGCCGGTGTAGACTTTGTCCTGGGCAGCGAAGAAGACGGTCAAAATAATGCGCTCAAAGCCAAGGGGCAGACCATCAATCTGCCGGAGGGCAACTACAATACCCTGTATCTCTTGGCATTCTCCATCAACAATGACCGTGAAGCCACCTTCCAGGTTGGCGACAGCACACAAACCATCAGCATCGCCGATTATGCTGAGAATGTCGGCGAATGGAATTATGTTACCAATATGATTCCTGAACGCAATGGTTACATCAAAGAAGATGACGTTGCTTTTGTGTCTACCCATCGTCATTACCGTGATACCGATAAGATCGCAGCCGACACCTATATGTTCAAATACGCTCTGGATATTCCGGAAGGAGCTACCACTGTCACCCTGCCGGATGACGAGGATGTTGTCATTATGGCTGCAACGGTTGCGGACGAGAGTGCGCCGGGTAAAGTTGTTACCGAGCTCTATGATTCCAGAGAGCGCAATGACGACCGCGGTGAGATCAGTGCTTACAAAGGCGGGGCTACCGGATTTGAATCTACAGATCCTACCCCGGTAAGCAATAAGAATCAGTGGTCCAGCAACGTAGAAAACGTCAGCCTAGGAGCTGCTTCTTACGGCGGCCATGACAGCAGCGGCGTCTATAAGATGAGTGGTAAAATCCGTCAGGGATCGGGCGCTGCAAACGATACCACAGCTCCTGTTTTGGAAGGCTACATCTACTATAATACTGAGATCCCTGTTGAAGAGGATACCTACGTCAGCTACTGGATGAAGACAGACTCTGGTTGCAACAACCATGTAAACCTTGATCTGAATTTTGCAGACGGATTACCCTTAAGCGAACGTCCAGATGCAGTGGATCAAAATGGCATTTCCATGAGTCCAGCTGCAACACGTCCGGGCAAGGACGGCGAATGGGTATTTGTCACCTGTGATATCGGAAAATTCGCTGCCGGCAATACCATTACAGACGTTTTGTTTAGCTATCAGGATCACGATCGCACCACCTCTGATCCTTTGTACTTTACCGCTTATATTGACGATCTGTTCATTGGCAGCGCAAGCTACATGAAGGATCTGCTCAAGGAAAAGATTGAAGAAGCGTCTGCTATTGAAGGAGGTCTTTATACTCCGGAGACCTTTGAAGCTCTGCAAAAAGCGATTGAAAATGCCCAGGCTGTTGTGGAAGATCCCGATGCCAGCATTGATGACATTAATACCGCTTCCACTGCACTTGAGAATGCCGTTAAAGCATTGGTCAGCAACGGCAAAGCTGAATTGGCCGCTGCATTGGTAGAAGCAAAGGCCATCGATGGCGCAGGTTACACCGAGGAATCTTTTGACGTTTTGACCGCAGCGATCAAAGATGGTCAGACGGTATATGACAATCCTGAGTCTACCAAAGAACAGCGAGACAATGCGACAAAGGCCATCAAAGACGCTATTGCTGGTCTGGAAAGCAATGCTACCCGAGCTCCCTTTGATAAGATCGAAGCGGAATCCTACAATGCCAACTTCTCCGACGATAATTTGAGCGTGCGGAACGATTCCAATGCCAGCGGTGGACAAGCCCTCTCGGGCAGCTACTATGGCAATAGTACAGCAGCCTTCCGCCGTATAGACTTTACCGATACCAACGGCGCCTCCGGTATCACCGTCGGTTATCAGCAGTATTGGGGTAACAGTTCGCTCGAGATCCGCACCGGTTCCCCCACCGGCCCACTGGTAGCAACCCTGAGCCTGCCCAGCACCGGCTGGTATGAATATGGCGAAGAAACCTTTGATTTGGACACTGTCCTCCCGGCTGGACTGACTCACGTTTACGTAACCCTGAAATCCAGCTCCCTGTTGTACCTCGACTACATCCAGTTCGTCGAGGCTGAGAATCCCGACGGCCCTCCCACCGATAAGAATAAGCAGGATCTGCAGGCCGCTTTGGACGAAGCCGCAACCAAGGACGCCAAATATTTCACTGAGGATTCCTATGCCGCTTTGGACGAAGCTGTGAAAGCTGCTGAAGCTGTCAAGGCAGATCCCGATGCAACCTCCGGCGAATACAATATTGCGATTGCCGACCTGCGTGAAGCCCTCGCCGGCTTGGTTGACAACGGTGTCAAGGGCCTGACCGAAGCTATTGAAAAAGCCAAAGGCTACAGCAACGACGATAACAAGTATACAGAAGAATCCTATGCTGCTTTGACCAAGGCTGTAGAAGATGCTGAAGCTATCCTTGAAAAGGAAGACGCCACCAAGGAAGAGCGCGATAACGCAGCTTCTGCTGTCAATGATGCGATCAACGGACTGCAAGAACGACGCGATGCTTATACTAGGATCGAAGCCGAAACTTATGATGAAGATCATGACATTGTCAACGATGGTCCCAACATCGGCGGCGTACAGCCAGGCGATTGGGTCGGTTATCATGCTGTTGATTTTGGTAAATTAGGCGCTGAGTCCTTCACTATGTACTACTCCGCTGAAAACGGCGGCGATGGAAACCGTACCGTTGACATCTGGATTGACGGTCATGACGAAGCTTCCGGCGGTACTAAGATCGGCAGCCTGACTGTAAGACAGACCGGCGGCTGGAGTAGATACCAGGAAGCCAGCGGTAACTTGGATGTGATTCCCACAGGAGTGCATACCGTTTATTTGACCTTCTCTGGCAACTATAGTTATGTTGTCAATGTTGACTGGTTCCAGTTCACCGAAGCTGAACCCAGCATCCCCAGCGAAGAAGACCTGCAGGCATTGAAAGACGCTATCGCAGAAGCAGAAGCTTACGATGCCAACAACTATACGGAAGATTCCTATGCAGCCCTGACCTCCGCCGTGGAAGCCGGCAAGGCCCTGCTCGACAACGCCGAGGCTACCAAGACCCAGGTCTTGGATGCCACCCAGGCCATCAAGGACGCCATCGACGCCCTTACTGCTAAGGAATTCGTCCTCTCCGCTTCGGCTGATAAGGATACTTATGAGCCCAACGAGACCATTACCCTCACCATCAAGACCTCCGCTGACCGCAGCCGCTTCGCCCTCCTCAACGAGAACGGCAAATATGTCACCATCCTTGGCATGAAGTCGGTGTACAACCCCGAGGACAACACCAAGACATGGACCATCAAGACTGCCGTAGCATCCCAGGGAGAGAACCGCGTGCTGACGATCGCCACAGCAGCTGTGGGAGGAAGCTTTGTGAACTCTTCAGTGACAGTGAGCTTCTCGGTGGCAGCCAAGCCGTCGGGAGAGAAGATCCTGTCGGTATCGAGTGCAGGAATGGCGAAGGTAAATGAATCGTTCGTTGTAGAAGTAGAGACCACAGCAAATGTGGAGACAGTAGGCATCTTCAACGAAAGAGGAAATGCGATCACGAAGGAAGCAGTAGAGAGCACGGTAAACGGAGATGTAAAGACCTTCAAGATCACGATATCGGTTGGATCTGTAGGCAACCGCATCTTCACGGCCAAGATCAAGGATCCCGCAACTGGCCGTTACATTGATGATCCCTGCCTCACCTTCCCCATTACTATCACCAAATAA
- the rbr gene encoding rubrerythrin has product MPELKGSRTEANLMAAFAGESQARTKYGIYAEQARKDGYEQIGAIFQETSDNEAIHASIWLQYLKGGSIPSTLQNLGDCADGEHFEWTDMYKEYAQVAREEGFTEIAAKMDLIAKIEKEHEERYRKLIDNLGNGEVFQKGNTVIWKCRSCGHIHVGNSAPQICPVCKRTQSFFEIKAENY; this is encoded by the coding sequence ATGCCCGAACTCAAAGGAAGCAGAACCGAAGCAAATCTAATGGCTGCTTTTGCTGGGGAATCCCAAGCCCGAACAAAATACGGAATCTACGCCGAACAAGCTCGAAAAGACGGTTATGAACAAATTGGAGCTATCTTTCAGGAGACGTCCGATAATGAGGCTATCCACGCATCTATTTGGCTTCAGTATCTGAAAGGTGGATCCATCCCCTCTACTCTTCAGAACCTAGGAGACTGTGCTGACGGCGAACATTTTGAATGGACCGATATGTATAAAGAATATGCCCAGGTTGCAAGAGAGGAAGGGTTCACCGAAATTGCTGCCAAAATGGATCTAATTGCAAAAATTGAAAAGGAACATGAAGAACGTTATCGCAAGTTGATTGATAATCTCGGCAATGGAGAGGTATTCCAGAAGGGTAATACTGTAATATGGAAGTGCCGCTCTTGCGGCCATATTCATGTAGGCAATTCTGCTCCTCAAATATGTCCCGTCTGCAAACGCACCCAATCTTTCTTTGAAATCAAAGCGGAAAATTATTGA
- the rplL gene encoding 50S ribosomal protein L7/L12 — MSEKVLKLIEDVKSLTVLELSELVKALEEEFGVSAAAPVAVAAAPAAGAAPAAEEKTEFDVVLKDAGANKIAVIKVVRELTGLGLKEAKALVDGAPKALKEGVSKDDASAMEAKLKEAGATVEVK, encoded by the coding sequence ATGTCTGAGAAAGTTTTGAAGCTTATTGAAGATGTTAAGTCCCTGACCGTTCTGGAACTGTCTGAGCTCGTTAAGGCTCTGGAAGAGGAATTCGGTGTTTCTGCCGCTGCTCCTGTTGCTGTTGCCGCTGCTCCTGCTGCCGGTGCTGCTCCTGCCGCTGAAGAGAAGACTGAATTTGACGTTGTCCTGAAGGACGCTGGCGCTAACAAGATCGCTGTTATCAAGGTTGTCCGCGAGCTGACTGGCCTGGGCCTGAAGGAAGCTAAGGCTCTGGTCGACGGCGCTCCCAAGGCTCTGAAGGAAGGCGTCTCCAAGGACGATGCCTCCGCTATGGAAGCTAAGCTGAAGGAAGCTGGCGCTACCGTCGAAGTGAAATAA
- the rplJ gene encoding 50S ribosomal protein L10, whose protein sequence is MPSQKILEQKQEFVAQLAEKLNNAVAGVVVSYQGINVADDTQLRKNLREAGVEYMVVKNTLLRLAAQKANLEGLNGVLSGSTAIALSNEDYVAAAKILAECAEKNKAIQLKAGFVDGDVLDKSGVEELAKLPSKEVLIAKTLGGLNAPITGLVYVLNANLSGLARVLNAIAEKQGA, encoded by the coding sequence TTGCCTAGTCAGAAGATTTTGGAGCAGAAGCAGGAATTTGTCGCTCAATTGGCTGAGAAGCTGAACAATGCTGTCGCTGGTGTTGTGGTAAGTTATCAGGGCATCAACGTGGCCGATGATACTCAGCTGCGTAAGAATCTGCGTGAAGCCGGCGTGGAATACATGGTTGTGAAAAACACTCTGTTGCGTCTGGCTGCTCAGAAAGCCAACTTGGAGGGATTGAACGGTGTTCTTTCGGGAAGCACTGCTATCGCTCTGAGCAATGAGGACTATGTTGCCGCTGCTAAAATTTTGGCCGAATGCGCTGAGAAAAATAAAGCCATTCAGCTGAAAGCCGGTTTTGTGGACGGAGATGTGCTGGATAAGTCCGGTGTGGAAGAACTCGCAAAACTGCCGTCCAAGGAAGTCCTTATCGCCAAGACTCTTGGCGGCTTGAACGCCCCTATCACTGGTTTGGTGTATGTGCTTAATGCCAACCTCAGCGGCCTGGCTCGCGTTCTTAACGCCATTGCTGAAAAGCAAGGTGCTTAA
- a CDS encoding right-handed parallel beta-helix repeat-containing protein — protein sequence MNTTKTTKRSLLVSGLAVFMCIAMLAGTTFAWFTDSVVNKGNRIQSGTLLMDVIGYDRSGTEIGSFKDDSTPALISEVNWEPGVSNSKYIKVINNGTLSFDFQMKFVIQPGDESLIDSLWYNLEEVDEITQLSAQPTSKDDRNDMNGLGDTTIDSTLLKGETKIYRFDYGMKEEAGNEFQNKEFSADLSLVAKQHTYEEDGFGNNQYDKDAPYPVTVNSNDELADAMSQGNGYVVLSDDFDAETINLSSNTKAISNMVLDGNGKLLKGMDVDAGTAIDGLTIQNFDFVEKGISLVAWGEQAGFKNVTIRNCNFKDMAETSNSAIHLNVAADVVENFTVENCAIDGVSSTTGSGIYVGSSSGSIVVTGCTIKDVAHSGIQISGNSNGSITIKNNTIENWNCDNDSESSGGGYGINAVYREGDGRFASITNNIFKKTFVEGSTDAGKIIRMRYSTIGLKDVNLNYESSLGDLSGTYYEVIGNDYSQVSY from the coding sequence TTGAACACCACCAAGACTACAAAACGCTCATTATTGGTAAGCGGATTGGCTGTATTCATGTGTATCGCCATGCTTGCCGGCACCACCTTTGCCTGGTTTACAGACAGTGTTGTAAACAAAGGCAATCGTATCCAATCCGGCACCCTGCTTATGGACGTCATCGGTTACGACCGCTCTGGTACTGAAATCGGCAGCTTTAAAGACGATTCTACCCCCGCCCTCATCAGTGAAGTCAATTGGGAGCCTGGCGTCTCCAACTCTAAGTATATCAAAGTAATAAACAATGGAACTCTTAGTTTCGATTTTCAAATGAAGTTTGTGATCCAGCCGGGCGATGAAAGCCTAATTGATTCCCTGTGGTACAATTTGGAAGAAGTGGATGAGATCACACAGTTATCCGCCCAACCTACTTCAAAAGACGATCGTAACGATATGAATGGTTTGGGAGATACTACTATAGACAGCACACTTCTTAAAGGGGAAACTAAGATCTATCGTTTCGACTACGGCATGAAAGAAGAAGCTGGCAATGAGTTCCAAAACAAGGAATTCAGCGCTGATCTGAGTCTGGTCGCCAAACAACATACTTATGAAGAAGACGGTTTTGGAAATAACCAGTACGACAAGGATGCTCCTTATCCAGTCACCGTCAACAGCAACGACGAACTGGCTGATGCTATGTCCCAAGGGAATGGTTATGTGGTGTTGTCCGACGATTTTGACGCCGAAACCATCAACCTTTCCTCCAACACCAAAGCAATTTCCAATATGGTTCTGGACGGCAATGGGAAGCTCCTAAAAGGTATGGATGTGGATGCTGGTACGGCTATTGATGGGCTGACTATCCAGAATTTTGATTTTGTGGAGAAAGGCATCAGCCTGGTCGCTTGGGGTGAACAAGCTGGATTTAAAAACGTCACAATCCGCAACTGTAATTTTAAAGATATGGCTGAGACTTCAAATTCCGCCATTCATCTGAATGTAGCTGCGGATGTGGTAGAAAATTTCACTGTTGAAAACTGTGCTATTGACGGTGTCAGCAGTACTACCGGCAGCGGTATTTATGTCGGCAGCAGTTCCGGCTCTATTGTAGTGACGGGATGCACCATTAAGGATGTTGCTCACAGTGGGATCCAAATTTCCGGGAACTCCAATGGTAGTATCACTATTAAAAACAATACCATTGAAAACTGGAATTGTGACAACGATTCTGAATCATCCGGTGGCGGTTATGGAATCAATGCTGTCTATCGTGAAGGCGATGGACGTTTTGCCTCTATCACCAATAACATCTTTAAAAAGACCTTCGTAGAAGGTTCTACTGATGCTGGAAAAATCATTCGGATGAGATATTCTACCATTGGCTTAAAAGATGTCAATCTCAACTATGAAAGCTCTTTAGGCGATCTATCCGGCACTTATTATGAGGTAATTGGAAACGATTATAGTCAAGTCAGCTACTAA